The genomic DNA TCAGTCGCAGCTTCCGGTTGAGTTTGTAGCGACCGACTTTACCTAAATCATAACGCTTTGGATCAAAGAACCGGGATTCGAGCAACTGCGCCCCCCCCGAAACTGTCGGTGGCTCACCGGGACGCAGCTTCCGGTACAGTTCCATTAGCGCGTCTTCTTCGCCAAACTCGCCTTCTTTCTCGATCGTCTTCTGGAAGTATTCCGGGTGGCGCAGGGCATCGAGAATCTCACCCGTACTTAGACCGAGTGCCTTGAGTAAGACTTGGGCCGAGAGCTTGCGGGTTTTATCAATCCGCACCCAGACCAAGTCGTTTTTGTCGGTTTCAAACTTCAGCCAAGCGCCCCGGTTGGGAATTAAGCTGGCATTGTAGGTGCGGCGACCGTTTTTATCGGTTTCCGACTTGTAGTAAACACCGGGGCTACGCACAATCTGGTTAACGATTACGCGTTCGGCTCCATTGATGATGAAGGTGCCGCGATCGGTCATCAAGGGCAGGTCGCCGATGAATACCTCTTGCTCCTTAATTTCACCCGTCTCTTTATTAATTAAGCGCGTCGGCACGTACATTTGGACGGCGTAGGTGCTGTCACGACGTTTCGCTTCATCCACATCGTACTTCGGGCGCTTCAGCTTGAAATCTTTGCCAACGAAGTGCAGCTCAAGCTTGCCAGTGTAGTCAGTGATGGGTGAGAAGCTATCGAGTTCTTCGACTAAACCTTCATGTAAGAACCAACGGAAGCTAGCCCGCTGAATCTCAACCAAGTCAGGTAAAACGAATGCGGGGGAATTAAGGGTAAGCTCAGTCATGCGTCTCCTCTACGGATTGCGCCCAAGGCAGGTGGCAATTTTAGGACAGGTGCAACAATATGTCAACGTGACGAAATCTTCGGCTCCTGGGGGAATTCCGGGATCCAAAGACTTAGTAAAGTAGTTTATATTTCAGGTGATGCGTCATAAAGCAATTGGAACTTTGGTCTAAATCGCGACCTAGCACAAAAACTCCTCATACATTATTACGCAGTGTATGCAATTTGCGGCTTGACATTTTCGGAAAATCTCGTTAAAGAGGGATTCTGCGAATCATCTTTAGATTTCGGATCAATTCACAAACTGCATTTAGGGGCTGGTCGCTGGTAGCCGAAATAGTTTCCAGGCATTGCTTGTGGTCTGCGCCGCGAGGTCTTCGATCGGGAGACCCCGCAGTTGCGCGACAAACTGGGCAACGTATTGCACATTGGCGGGTTCGTTGCGTCGTTCGCCCCGTTTCGGCACAGGTGTCAGGAAAGGACAGTCAGTTTCCACCAAAATCCGATCGGCGGGCACCATTTGCGCAGAAGCCTGAATGGTCTTTGCACTTTTGAAGGTGACGGTACCACTAAAACTCACATAAAAGCCTAAGTCGAGGAACCACTGTGTTTGCTCTGGATCGCCGCCCCAGCAATGCATCACCCCGCGGACGGGGCCATGCTCACGCCAGAACGTTTGGAGCTGCGCGGCCATTGTCTCTGCCGCATCACGGCAATGAATGATGACCGGTAAATCCAAGGCCTTTGCAATATGTAGTTGAGCTTCGAAGGCCGCGAGTTGCTGCTGCCGATCGTCGGCTTTAAAAAAGT from Romeriopsis navalis LEGE 11480 includes the following:
- a CDS encoding TatD family hydrolase, producing MQLVDTHVHINFDSFEPDLDAIAARWRAAGVVRLVHSCVEPAEFPKTQALADRFEELYFSVGLHPLDMDKWTPDMAQEIHTLAQSDKRVVAIGETGLDFFKADDRQQQLAAFEAQLHIAKALDLPVIIHCRDAAETMAAQLQTFWREHGPVRGVMHCWGGDPEQTQWFLDLGFYVSFSGTVTFKSAKTIQASAQMVPADRILVETDCPFLTPVPKRGERRNEPANVQYVAQFVAQLRGLPIEDLAAQTTSNAWKLFRLPATSP